Proteins from a genomic interval of Candidatus Bealeia paramacronuclearis:
- the glyA gene encoding serine hydroxymethyltransferase, with amino-acid sequence MHPFQESLQNSDSHIFQLIQNELHRQQDQIELIASENIVSKAVLEAQGSILTNKYAEGYPEKRYYGGCEMVDKIEQLAIDRLCELFGCRFANVQPHSGSQANQAVFLAFLNPGDTYLGMSLNAGGHLTHGSKVNMSGKWFNPVSYAVDPKTYLIDYEEVRSVAHQEKPKLIIAGGSAYPRIIDFAKFREIADEVNAILMVDMAHFSGLVAGGVHPSPLPHAHVVTSTTHKTLRGPRGGIILSNHEDVAKKINSAIFPGLQGGPLEHIIAAKAVAFGESLRPAFAHYAHQVVKNAKMMSETLESRGLNIITGGTDTHLLLVDLRSLGEISGADAEASLERAGLTCNKNGIPFDPLPPSKTSGIRLGSPAGTTRGFKEAEFKDIANWIADILQSLSNSPDGDPVVESQIRERTRQLCTRFPIY; translated from the coding sequence ATGCACCCCTTTCAAGAATCACTTCAAAACTCAGATTCTCACATTTTCCAACTCATTCAAAATGAGTTACATCGCCAACAAGATCAAATCGAACTTATTGCCTCAGAAAACATAGTTTCCAAGGCTGTTCTTGAGGCGCAAGGATCCATTCTCACCAACAAGTATGCAGAAGGCTATCCCGAGAAACGCTATTACGGCGGTTGTGAGATGGTGGACAAAATCGAACAATTGGCCATAGACCGCCTTTGCGAGCTTTTTGGATGCCGTTTTGCCAATGTCCAGCCTCACTCAGGGTCTCAGGCAAATCAAGCCGTTTTTTTGGCATTTCTGAATCCGGGCGACACCTATTTGGGCATGTCCTTAAATGCAGGTGGTCATTTGACCCATGGTTCAAAAGTCAATATGTCTGGCAAATGGTTTAATCCGGTTTCGTATGCTGTGGATCCCAAAACATATCTCATTGATTATGAGGAAGTCAGATCCGTTGCGCATCAGGAAAAACCCAAACTTATTATTGCCGGAGGGTCCGCCTATCCCCGCATCATCGACTTTGCGAAATTCCGCGAAATTGCCGATGAAGTGAATGCAATCCTCATGGTCGACATGGCCCATTTCTCAGGCCTTGTAGCCGGTGGGGTACATCCATCTCCCCTCCCCCACGCCCATGTGGTCACAAGTACAACGCATAAAACTTTGCGCGGTCCTCGTGGCGGTATTATCTTGAGCAATCATGAGGATGTGGCAAAAAAAATCAACAGCGCGATTTTTCCAGGTCTTCAAGGGGGTCCTTTGGAGCATATTATTGCAGCCAAAGCGGTCGCTTTTGGAGAATCCCTCAGACCCGCATTTGCTCATTACGCACATCAGGTTGTTAAGAATGCCAAAATGATGTCAGAGACGCTCGAAAGCCGCGGCCTTAATATTATTACCGGTGGCACGGACACGCATCTTCTTTTGGTCGATCTCAGATCCTTAGGGGAGATTTCAGGGGCAGATGCGGAAGCAAGTCTTGAGCGCGCAGGTTTAACCTGCAACAAAAACGGCATTCCTTTCGATCCATTGCCCCCTTCAAAAACGTCGGGCATTCGTTTGGGAAGCCCTGCAGGAACGACCCGTGGATTTAAGGAAGCCGAATTTAAAGATATTGCCAATTGGATTGCCGATATTCTGCAAAGCCTTTCCAATTCTCCCGATGGAGATCCTGTGGTTGAAAGTCAAATTCGGGAAAGAACGCGGCAATTGTGCACACGCTTCCCCATTTATTAA
- the nrdR gene encoding transcriptional regulator NrdR, whose translation MRCPFCNNADTTVKDTRASDEGTVIRRRRQCPECLSRFTTTERVHLRELIVRKKDGRTETFDREKLFRSIRLALHKRPVEDDRIERVITGLVRQFESSGESEISSAAIGEQVMEALAQLDSVAYVRFASIYKDFHETKDFEQFIERIEKSFVEN comes from the coding sequence ATGCGCTGTCCTTTTTGTAACAATGCGGATACGACCGTTAAAGACACGAGGGCAAGCGATGAGGGAACCGTCATAAGGCGGCGACGTCAATGCCCCGAATGTCTCTCACGTTTTACAACGACAGAGCGCGTTCATTTGCGCGAATTGATTGTTCGGAAAAAGGATGGGCGAACGGAGACGTTTGATCGGGAAAAACTATTCCGATCCATTCGTCTGGCTCTTCATAAAAGGCCTGTAGAGGACGATCGCATTGAGCGCGTCATTACAGGCCTTGTCCGCCAATTCGAATCCTCAGGGGAGAGCGAAATTAGCTCAGCAGCCATCGGCGAGCAGGTAATGGAGGCCTTAGCACAACTGGATTCCGTGGCCTATGTGCGATTTGCTTCAATCTATAAAGACTTTCACGAAACCAAAGACTTCGAACAATTCATCGAACGCATTGAAAAAAGCTTCGTGGAGAATTGA
- a CDS encoding demethoxyubiquinone hydroxylase family protein: MTLLLTPKDLESIIRVDHAGEYGAKRIYEGQLRVLKNKPSAVVIEEMYAQELAHLETFSQMIPKNRVRPTLLQPLWHWGAYAMGAGTAFLGEKAAMACTAAVEEVIDAHYQEQIKFLGEDQMALKNTLEKFRAEECQHRDIAYDHGAKEAPAYPLLSGVIKGMTRLAIALSKRL; encoded by the coding sequence ATGACACTTTTGCTTACTCCCAAAGATTTAGAATCCATCATTCGTGTGGATCATGCTGGCGAATATGGTGCTAAACGCATTTATGAAGGGCAATTGCGTGTTTTAAAAAACAAACCTTCAGCCGTCGTTATTGAAGAGATGTATGCGCAAGAACTCGCGCATTTAGAAACCTTCAGCCAAATGATTCCAAAAAATCGTGTACGTCCCACCCTTCTCCAGCCGCTTTGGCATTGGGGCGCTTATGCCATGGGTGCGGGGACAGCTTTTTTAGGCGAAAAAGCCGCCATGGCGTGCACTGCGGCTGTAGAAGAAGTCATCGATGCCCATTACCAAGAGCAAATTAAATTTTTGGGCGAGGATCAGATGGCGCTAAAAAACACCCTTGAGAAATTCCGCGCGGAAGAATGCCAACATCGTGACATTGCCTATGACCACGGCGCCAAAGAAGCTCCCGCGTATCCGCTTCTTTCGGGTGTTATTAAAGGGATGACGCGCTTGGCCATTGCCCTTTCCAAACGACTTTAA
- a CDS encoding disulfide bond formation protein B has protein sequence MSIVLICFFSLGMAWIMEHVFGIQACQLCYYERYVYGAVGIVALSGLFLKKPQFLIITGLIFFFGMGLSFYHVGIQNGWFELPSFCQTAQFDSNASLEDLRAQLLGTPTITCNLVSWSLFGISLAGYNFIVSLGLSLFSFLGFWKSR, from the coding sequence GTGTCAATAGTGCTCATTTGTTTTTTTAGTTTAGGTATGGCTTGGATCATGGAGCATGTCTTTGGCATTCAGGCATGCCAATTGTGTTATTATGAGAGGTATGTGTATGGGGCGGTAGGAATTGTAGCCCTTTCGGGGCTGTTTTTAAAAAAACCTCAATTTCTGATAATCACGGGGCTTATCTTTTTCTTTGGAATGGGGTTGTCTTTTTATCATGTAGGTATTCAAAATGGATGGTTTGAATTGCCCAGCTTTTGCCAAACGGCCCAATTTGATTCCAATGCCTCTCTTGAAGATTTGCGCGCTCAACTTTTAGGTACCCCCACCATTACCTGTAACCTTGTGAGTTGGAGTCTTTTTGGAATTTCCCTTGCGGGCTATAATTTTATTGTCTCGTTGGGTTTAAGCCTTTTCAGTTTTCTTGGATTTTGGAAAAGCCGATGA
- a CDS encoding YqaA family protein, whose translation MLRKFYDWMLSFADHPRAIWVLSAVSFAESSFFPIPPDPLYIAMLLSNRDKVWKLAFICTITSVLGGLLGYAIGYSLYETLGEWILHTYGLQAAFDKFQHSFNQWGFWIVALKGLTPIPYKVVTIACGLTGLDIFKFMLASVIARGFRFFMLATLFWYYGPSIKTYIDENLTLVTFVALAALVGGFGIIYAIG comes from the coding sequence ATGCTTCGGAAATTTTATGATTGGATGCTGAGTTTTGCAGACCACCCTCGTGCGATTTGGGTTTTAAGTGCAGTGTCTTTTGCAGAAAGTTCCTTCTTTCCTATACCGCCTGATCCTCTTTATATTGCGATGTTGTTGTCCAATCGCGATAAAGTCTGGAAGCTTGCCTTTATTTGTACCATTACCTCTGTTTTGGGTGGACTATTGGGGTATGCCATTGGATACTCCCTTTACGAAACTTTGGGAGAATGGATTTTACACACTTATGGCCTTCAAGCCGCTTTTGATAAATTTCAACATAGCTTTAATCAATGGGGATTTTGGATTGTTGCTTTAAAGGGCCTGACGCCTATTCCTTATAAAGTGGTGACTATTGCCTGCGGTTTGACGGGGCTTGATATTTTCAAATTTATGTTGGCCTCCGTTATTGCTCGCGGTTTTCGGTTCTTTATGTTGGCCACGCTCTTTTGGTATTATGGACCTTCCATCAAAACCTATATTGATGAGAACCTCACCCTTGTGACATTTGTAGCTTTGGCTGCTCTTGTAGGCGGTTTTGGAATTATCTACGCGATTGGATGA
- a CDS encoding thioredoxin family protein: MSLTPSTMMPLGTTAPSFELLDVISGSFKKFNDLKSQHGTVVMFICNHCPFVKHIQSELFAMAKAYQNKGISFIAINANDVENYPEDSPENMKRLSKELNYELPYLFDETQEVAKAYEAACTPDFFVFDSNLKCVYRGQFDDSRPGNGVPVTGADLKDALEALLHHHPISSRQKPSIGCNIKWKAK, encoded by the coding sequence ATGTCACTTACCCCTTCTACGATGATGCCTTTGGGAACCACCGCCCCAAGTTTTGAGCTTTTGGATGTAATTTCCGGATCTTTTAAAAAGTTTAACGATTTAAAATCTCAGCACGGAACCGTTGTAATGTTCATTTGCAATCACTGCCCTTTTGTTAAACATATCCAATCTGAACTTTTTGCAATGGCCAAGGCATATCAAAACAAAGGAATTTCGTTTATTGCTATTAACGCCAATGATGTTGAAAATTATCCGGAGGATTCTCCTGAAAATATGAAGCGTCTCTCAAAAGAATTGAATTATGAACTTCCTTATCTTTTTGATGAAACTCAAGAGGTTGCAAAAGCGTATGAGGCTGCCTGCACACCTGACTTTTTTGTATTCGATAGCAATCTCAAATGTGTTTACCGGGGACAATTTGATGATTCACGACCTGGAAATGGCGTTCCAGTCACGGGAGCTGATCTGAAAGACGCGCTTGAAGCCCTGCTTCACCATCATCCCATTTCCTCCCGACAAAAACCCAGCATTGGCTGCAACATTAAATGGAAGGCAAAATAG
- a CDS encoding L,D-transpeptidase family protein, with amino-acid sequence MNLKKFKLTALLLMVSSNLSGASDSKDLFYKDRAGQMAWIENGKWNECAQTLMEKLAHVEEEGLDPQDYAPQLAALKKISISDPSQQMKADEILTSLTLLYISDMKGERLNPKNVDKTLYIKPIEVSEAQLLKAFFSNPKSCAWISTLGPARKEYQNLKELLAYYKRIQEQGGWPTLPKGVKLEKGKSNEAVQILRHQLVAQGALDSAHQSGDQFDDTVESALKTFQETHGIDPKGKIGNETLEALNTPVEKRIEQIIVSLERQRWLPDTLGARHIFVNIAGFELEAVDNNKILFTMPVIAGRAYRKTPSFYAQLNEVIFNPSWHVPYNIAVQDKLPKLQKNPNAFSGKGYNFYDSAGNAVSASSINWSSYSSGNFPYQIVQSPGSANALGKIRFTIDYASANLPNLDVYLHGTPEQNLFSKSERDFSSGCIRVENPAKLASFVLNDPQAWTPEKIKQESSGSDTKHIKLKSPLPVYITYFTVWKDEQGRAHFVKDLYGQDKEMWNALQQRRKPILPSI; translated from the coding sequence ATGAACCTTAAAAAATTCAAATTGACAGCACTTCTGCTAATGGTTTCTTCAAATTTAAGCGGAGCCTCAGATTCTAAAGACTTGTTTTATAAAGATCGTGCGGGGCAAATGGCATGGATTGAGAACGGAAAATGGAACGAATGCGCGCAAACTCTCATGGAGAAGCTTGCTCACGTTGAGGAGGAAGGCCTTGACCCCCAAGATTATGCCCCCCAGCTGGCGGCTTTAAAAAAAATCTCAATTTCAGATCCCTCTCAACAGATGAAAGCGGATGAAATTTTAACCTCCCTGACACTTCTTTATATTTCCGATATGAAGGGTGAACGTCTCAATCCCAAAAATGTCGACAAAACCCTTTACATTAAGCCTATTGAAGTCAGTGAGGCTCAACTGTTAAAGGCGTTTTTCTCCAATCCTAAAAGCTGCGCTTGGATTTCAACATTGGGTCCTGCACGCAAAGAATACCAAAACTTAAAAGAGCTTTTAGCGTACTACAAGCGCATCCAAGAGCAAGGAGGGTGGCCCACACTTCCAAAAGGTGTTAAATTAGAAAAAGGAAAAAGCAATGAAGCTGTGCAAATCTTAAGGCATCAGCTGGTCGCCCAAGGGGCTCTTGATTCGGCGCATCAATCCGGAGATCAATTTGATGATACGGTTGAAAGTGCGCTTAAAACTTTCCAAGAAACCCATGGCATTGACCCCAAAGGAAAAATAGGGAATGAGACTTTGGAGGCTCTCAATACGCCCGTTGAAAAACGGATTGAGCAAATTATTGTAAGCCTTGAGCGTCAAAGATGGCTCCCCGATACCTTAGGTGCGCGTCACATTTTTGTGAATATTGCAGGGTTTGAATTAGAGGCCGTTGATAACAATAAAATTTTATTCACAATGCCTGTGATCGCTGGGCGGGCCTATCGCAAAACACCCAGCTTTTACGCGCAATTAAACGAAGTGATTTTTAATCCTTCCTGGCATGTTCCTTACAATATTGCCGTCCAAGACAAGCTTCCCAAACTGCAAAAAAATCCTAATGCGTTTTCTGGCAAGGGCTATAATTTTTATGATAGTGCGGGCAATGCCGTAAGTGCATCCTCGATTAATTGGAGTTCTTACTCCTCTGGCAATTTCCCCTATCAAATTGTGCAAAGTCCAGGATCTGCCAATGCTTTGGGGAAAATTCGATTTACTATTGATTATGCTTCTGCAAATCTTCCTAATTTGGATGTGTATCTCCACGGAACACCAGAGCAAAATCTATTCTCTAAATCAGAGCGTGATTTTAGCTCAGGCTGCATTCGCGTGGAAAATCCTGCTAAACTCGCAAGTTTTGTTTTGAACGATCCACAAGCTTGGACACCTGAAAAAATAAAGCAAGAATCCTCTGGTAGTGATACAAAGCATATCAAACTCAAATCACCTTTGCCCGTTTACATCACTTATTTTACCGTCTGGAAAGACGAACAAGGTCGCGCCCATTTCGTCAAAGACCTCTATGGGCAAGACAAGGAGATGTGGAATGCTCTTCAGCAAAGAAGGAAGCCTATTTTGCCTTCCATTTAA
- the rpsT gene encoding 30S ribosomal protein S20, with protein MAHHQSAIKRIRRDTKVKLRNHARISRIRTFVKKVEIAISTGNQADAKLALQEAQSELLSGVTKGVLHLNTASRKISRLSSRVSQLA; from the coding sequence ATGGCTCATCATCAATCAGCAATAAAGCGTATTCGTCGCGATACGAAAGTAAAATTAAGAAATCATGCGCGCATCAGCCGCATTCGCACCTTTGTGAAGAAAGTAGAAATAGCAATTTCCACTGGAAACCAAGCCGATGCGAAGTTGGCCTTGCAAGAAGCACAATCCGAATTGTTGTCCGGCGTCACAAAAGGTGTTCTTCATTTGAACACGGCATCCCGGAAGATCTCACGTCTTTCTTCACGCGTATCACAACTCGCGTAA
- the dnaA gene encoding chromosomal replication initiator protein DnaA — protein sequence MKVAHVQKNLQDEWAQVKEQLLREYGQATYSSWLDPLSLVGLQEDCVVLAAPNDFMRDWVLNHYAQSIGNYLKSVNDNYGRVSIICDSQLTKDVEIAEEERESISASLDPRFTFENFVVGKSNELAHAAARKVAESKDVTFNPLFLYGGVGLGKTHLMHAIAWHIKKCHPERKVIYLSAEKFMYQFIKALRFKDTMAFKEQFRSVDVLMIDDVQFISGKDSTQEEFFHTFNALVDQNRQVIISADKSPSDLEGMEDRMKSRLGWGLVADIHPTNYELRLGILQAKVDSMGIDVPSKVLEFLAHKISSNVRELEGALTRIVAHSTLVGRDITLETTQDVLRDLLRANDRRVTMDEIQKKVAEYYNVRLSDMHSPRRARAIARPRQVAMYLCKVLTQRSLPEIGRKFGGRDHTTVMHAVKKVEELMISEKSIGEDIDLLRRMLEN from the coding sequence ATGAAAGTCGCACACGTGCAAAAAAATCTGCAAGACGAGTGGGCCCAAGTCAAGGAGCAGCTTTTGCGCGAGTATGGCCAGGCGACATATTCGAGCTGGCTGGATCCGCTTTCCCTTGTGGGGCTTCAAGAAGATTGTGTGGTTTTAGCGGCACCCAATGATTTTATGCGAGATTGGGTGCTGAATCATTATGCCCAAAGCATCGGAAACTACCTCAAATCGGTGAATGATAATTATGGCCGCGTGAGTATTATTTGCGACTCTCAACTTACAAAAGACGTCGAAATTGCAGAAGAGGAACGGGAATCTATTAGTGCCTCCCTTGACCCTCGTTTTACCTTTGAAAATTTTGTGGTGGGAAAATCTAACGAACTTGCTCATGCTGCAGCACGAAAAGTTGCTGAATCCAAAGATGTCACATTCAATCCGCTTTTCCTTTATGGAGGAGTAGGACTCGGAAAAACCCATTTGATGCATGCTATTGCCTGGCACATTAAAAAGTGCCACCCTGAGCGCAAAGTCATATATCTTTCTGCTGAAAAATTTATGTATCAGTTTATTAAAGCGCTGCGCTTTAAAGATACAATGGCCTTTAAAGAACAATTTCGCTCTGTTGACGTTTTGATGATTGACGACGTGCAATTCATCAGCGGGAAAGATTCAACCCAAGAAGAATTCTTTCACACGTTTAATGCTCTCGTAGATCAAAATCGTCAGGTTATTATTTCAGCTGACAAATCACCCTCCGATCTGGAAGGCATGGAAGATCGAATGAAATCCCGTCTTGGATGGGGACTTGTTGCCGACATTCATCCCACGAACTATGAGCTTCGTTTAGGAATCCTCCAAGCCAAAGTAGATTCTATGGGAATTGATGTTCCCTCCAAAGTTCTTGAATTTCTCGCCCATAAAATTAGCTCGAATGTCCGCGAACTTGAGGGCGCTTTAACCCGTATTGTAGCTCATTCAACTTTGGTCGGCCGTGATATTACTCTTGAGACTACACAAGATGTTTTGCGCGATTTATTACGTGCCAATGACAGACGCGTAACCATGGACGAAATCCAAAAGAAAGTAGCCGAATATTATAACGTCCGATTATCGGACATGCATTCACCCAGGCGCGCACGGGCCATTGCACGGCCTCGACAAGTGGCCATGTATCTATGTAAAGTGCTAACCCAGAGATCTTTACCCGAGATCGGACGGAAATTTGGGGGGCGCGATCATACAACCGTGATGCATGCTGTAAAAAAGGTTGAAGAATTAATGATATCCGAGAAGAGTATCGGAGAAGATATCGATTTATTACGTCGAATGTTGGAGAACTAA
- the dnaN gene encoding DNA polymerase III subunit beta: MTAQALLKTESATSSFEVILDRSVLVRALGHCQGVVERKNTVPILANVMLEARNGQLKMTATDLEIAFVETIEAHVSQEGITTVSAHFLFDIVKKLKDGSEVLLKLKSETGQLEVKSGKSQFHLATISPEEFPHPNAGDLPYRFTLHAQELARLIDRTRFAMATEETRYYLNGIYLHATVDGYLRAVATDGHRLAQAEMDLPTGAQGLPGVIVSRKTISELRKLIDEAATQVEVSLSETQICFVLGSSILISRLIEGTFPDYERAIPQSNESPLEVSVALFAEAVDRVSIILNDKARIVKLHLSPNQLRLLTENQEGGRASEDIEVTYSGQDMDVGFNSRYILDMTQQMTGETLQLIFGDATLPVIARDPLDEHVLYVLMPMRV; this comes from the coding sequence ATGACCGCACAAGCTCTTTTAAAAACTGAATCCGCAACCTCTAGTTTTGAAGTCATTCTGGACCGCTCAGTCCTTGTAAGAGCCCTGGGCCATTGCCAAGGTGTTGTTGAAAGAAAAAACACAGTTCCAATTTTGGCCAACGTGATGCTTGAGGCCAGAAATGGTCAGCTGAAAATGACGGCTACAGATCTTGAGATTGCTTTTGTCGAAACGATTGAAGCTCATGTCTCTCAAGAAGGCATCACAACCGTTTCCGCTCATTTCCTTTTTGACATCGTCAAAAAGCTTAAAGATGGGTCTGAAGTCTTATTAAAATTAAAGTCCGAAACAGGACAATTGGAAGTCAAATCCGGCAAATCCCAGTTTCACCTGGCAACAATTTCTCCTGAGGAGTTTCCTCACCCGAATGCCGGGGATTTGCCTTATCGTTTCACACTTCATGCCCAAGAACTCGCCCGTCTGATTGATCGCACCCGCTTTGCAATGGCGACCGAAGAGACACGCTATTATTTGAACGGTATTTATTTGCACGCAACAGTAGATGGATATTTACGTGCGGTAGCAACCGACGGCCACAGATTGGCCCAAGCCGAGATGGATTTGCCTACAGGCGCTCAAGGTTTACCTGGCGTGATTGTCTCACGCAAAACAATTTCGGAATTACGCAAACTCATTGATGAGGCTGCAACCCAAGTCGAAGTCTCTCTTTCTGAAACACAAATCTGCTTTGTACTGGGCTCCTCTATCTTAATCTCGCGCCTTATTGAAGGCACTTTTCCTGATTATGAACGCGCTATTCCTCAAAGTAATGAGAGCCCTCTTGAAGTTTCTGTGGCACTTTTCGCAGAAGCCGTTGATCGTGTATCCATCATTTTGAATGACAAGGCGCGTATTGTGAAACTTCATCTCTCGCCCAACCAATTGCGTCTTTTGACTGAAAACCAAGAAGGGGGAAGGGCCTCTGAAGACATCGAAGTCACTTATTCAGGACAAGATATGGACGTAGGGTTTAACTCTCGGTATATCCTCGATATGACACAACAAATGACAGGCGAAACACTTCAATTAATCTTTGGAGATGCCACCCTTCCCGTCATTGCCCGAGATCCTCTGGATGAACATGTTCTTTATGTTCTCATGCCCATGCGTGTATGA
- the flhB gene encoding flagellar biosynthesis protein FlhB gives MSDEKDASQKTEEATPHKLEEGRKKGQIPLSKEVNHFFAFLVCCILVGIWSPSISRNLSNALRPYFEAAHTIVPEGHSYIEFISGTLWRVTLIMILPLSLFIVAGVISALSQTQFLISADPLKPKFERISLMKGIKRLFSLKSMAEFFKGLLKMSIVGGIIFWVIWPEVSRLDVIVTLPVSEILNELKTVILDLFIAGAVSLAVIAGFDYFFQRFQFLKEMKMSKQEVKEEHKQMEGDPHLKAKIKRMQREISQSRTLEKVPEATVLIMNPTHYAVALKWEEKMPAPKVIAKGVDTLALKMRDVAQEKHVTVVQNPPLARMLYASVKVDQFIKPDQYKAVAQVIRYVMDLEAKKKEQRL, from the coding sequence ATGTCAGACGAGAAGGATGCCTCTCAAAAGACAGAAGAAGCCACCCCCCATAAACTGGAAGAAGGGCGGAAAAAAGGTCAAATTCCTCTTTCAAAAGAGGTCAATCATTTCTTTGCGTTTTTGGTGTGCTGTATTTTGGTGGGGATTTGGTCGCCGTCTATTTCTCGAAACTTAAGCAACGCTCTTAGACCTTATTTTGAAGCGGCGCATACCATTGTGCCAGAAGGGCACTCTTATATTGAATTTATTTCAGGCACACTTTGGCGAGTGACATTAATTATGATTTTGCCACTCTCTCTTTTTATTGTGGCGGGTGTGATCTCAGCCCTTTCTCAAACTCAGTTTTTAATTTCAGCCGATCCTTTAAAGCCTAAGTTCGAGCGTATTTCCCTCATGAAAGGCATCAAGCGTCTTTTTTCTTTAAAATCAATGGCCGAGTTTTTTAAGGGTCTTTTGAAAATGTCCATTGTGGGGGGGATTATTTTCTGGGTGATTTGGCCGGAAGTTTCACGGTTAGATGTGATCGTCACTTTGCCCGTGAGTGAGATTTTGAATGAACTCAAGACAGTGATTCTGGATCTTTTTATTGCGGGCGCCGTGAGCCTTGCTGTGATTGCCGGGTTTGATTATTTCTTCCAGCGTTTCCAATTTCTTAAAGAAATGAAAATGAGTAAGCAGGAAGTGAAAGAAGAGCATAAGCAAATGGAGGGGGATCCGCACCTTAAAGCCAAAATCAAAAGAATGCAGCGGGAGATTTCTCAAAGCCGAACCCTTGAAAAAGTGCCTGAGGCCACAGTCCTGATTATGAATCCAACCCACTATGCGGTGGCATTGAAATGGGAGGAAAAAATGCCTGCACCAAAAGTCATTGCTAAAGGGGTGGATACGCTAGCACTTAAAATGCGAGATGTGGCGCAAGAAAAACATGTGACCGTTGTCCAAAATCCCCCTTTGGCGCGTATGCTTTATGCCTCTGTCAAAGTGGATCAATTTATCAAACCCGATCAATATAAGGCCGTAGCTCAAGTTATTCGTTACGTTATGGATCTGGAAGCAAAGAAAAAAGAGCAAAGGCTCTAA
- a CDS encoding flagellar biosynthetic protein FliR produces the protein MVVFCRVAGVLMVLPGFSENYILGRMRVLMAMLFSLVMTPVLSSSIVTQEIGSAASLGTLLLEFGIGVFIGTLSRIAMSAMDVAGNIIGFQINLANASVFNPAQGDHAAVTSSFLGMMALIMIFVLDLHHLMIRGMVESFEIIRPGYFPLEDMSQSILHIVAQSFMIGVKMSAPFIIIGTLYYISIGLINRLLPQVQFFFVAQPLVLALGIIAIYATLQAIMTVFLDFATPVFAGLR, from the coding sequence ATGGTAGTGTTTTGCAGGGTTGCAGGCGTTCTTATGGTGCTTCCAGGATTTTCTGAAAATTATATTTTAGGGCGCATGCGAGTTTTGATGGCTATGCTATTTTCTCTCGTAATGACACCTGTCCTCAGTAGCTCGATTGTCACCCAAGAGATTGGAAGTGCGGCTTCATTAGGAACGCTTCTTCTTGAATTTGGAATTGGTGTTTTTATTGGGACATTGTCCCGTATTGCGATGTCTGCCATGGATGTGGCCGGAAATATTATTGGATTTCAAATTAACTTAGCGAATGCTTCGGTTTTCAATCCTGCACAAGGTGATCACGCTGCTGTTACGTCCTCCTTTTTAGGAATGATGGCCCTGATTATGATTTTTGTGCTGGATCTTCACCATTTAATGATTCGTGGAATGGTTGAGAGTTTTGAGATTATCCGACCCGGTTATTTTCCCCTTGAGGATATGTCGCAAAGCATTCTTCATATTGTGGCACAAAGTTTTATGATTGGCGTAAAGATGTCTGCGCCCTTTATTATTATCGGAACGCTTTATTATATCTCCATTGGTCTGATTAATCGACTTTTGCCCCAAGTGCAGTTTTTCTTCGTGGCACAACCTTTGGTGCTGGCTTTGGGAATAATTGCCATTTACGCAACACTTCAAGCGATCATGACGGTGTTTTTAGATTTTGCAACACCTGTCTTTGCTGGATTAAGGTAG
- the fliQ gene encoding flagellar biosynthesis protein FliQ has translation MTGAEVIDIAREGVLVMLKLGLPLMLVALIVGFIISLIQALTQIQEMTLSFVPKILAIFVAFILLLPFMGMTMENFGNEIFQRIAGIESGS, from the coding sequence ATGACTGGCGCTGAAGTTATCGATATTGCCAGGGAAGGCGTTTTGGTCATGCTCAAGTTGGGCTTACCCCTCATGCTTGTGGCGCTGATTGTCGGTTTTATTATTTCGCTCATTCAAGCCTTAACTCAAATCCAGGAAATGACTTTAAGCTTTGTTCCTAAAATTTTGGCAATCTTTGTCGCATTCATTCTTCTCCTTCCTTTTATGGGTATGACCATGGAAAATTTTGGAAATGAAATTTTTCAAAGAATTGCAGGCATTGAGAGCGGTTCTTAA